The DNA sequence TCGACGTCGCGGGCTTGTCGATCTCGGTGCTCGCGACCCCCGGGCACAGCGACGATTCGGTGTCTTTCGTTCTCGATGACGCGGTATTGACCGCCGACACCATCCTCGGGCGGGGGACCACTGTCATCGCGCAGGACGGCGGCGGCCTCGGTGACTACCTGGAGTCACTGAAACGCCTTGAGGGCCTGGGCAAGCGCACCGTGCTGCCCGGTCACGGTCCCGAGCTGGGCGACCTTTCGGCGGTATCGGCCGAGTATTTGGCGCACCGCGAGCAGCGTCTTGAGCAAGTGCGCGGGGCACTGGCCGCATTGGGTGAAGATGCCTCGGCTCGGCAGGTTGTCGAATTCGTCTACACCGATGTGGACCCGTCGCTGTGGGGCGCCGCCGAATGGTCGGTGCAGGCGCAGCTGGACTACCTGCGCGCTGTTTAGTCGGCGGTGAACCCCATCCCACTGGCCCTCGCGGGCTCGCTCAGCTGGGGCGTCAGTGACTTCATCGGCGGACACGCGAGCAAGCGGCG is a window from the Mycobacteroides salmoniphilum genome containing:
- a CDS encoding MBL fold metallo-hydrolase, which gives rise to MTHPAYGQLRPVTETASVLLANNPGMMTLEGTNTWVLRAPGSDEVVIVDPGPGVAAGDPDVHVEELAKIGKVALVLVSHRHFDHTGGVDRLVELTGAPVRAADPAWLRGDSVALSDGERIDVAGLSISVLATPGHSDDSVSFVLDDAVLTADTILGRGTTVIAQDGGGLGDYLESLKRLEGLGKRTVLPGHGPELGDLSAVSAEYLAHREQRLEQVRGALAALGEDASARQVVEFVYTDVDPSLWGAAEWSVQAQLDYLRAV